The Ziziphus jujuba cultivar Dongzao chromosome 12, ASM3175591v1 sequence TAGTTAACTGAGCTAGTATCCTGATACTTGTTTTGATCTTCAATGTAGGATTATGTTCATCCTCCCTCAACTTATCAGCAAATGCCTCAGTGGAAGTTCATTTTCAGGAGCAAGAAGTAGTGATTGCCTTGGGAAGTAATGTGGGTGACAGACTGCATAATTTTAATAAAGCCTTGCAGTTGATGAAAAAGGCAGGCATAAAAGTCACAAAACATGCTTGCTTGTATGAGTCGGCACCGGCCTATATAACAGATCAGCCTTACTTTCTGAACTCTGCTGTCAGAGCTTCTACAAAGCTTGGTCCTCATGAGTTATTGGGAGCACTTAAGAAAATTGAACAAGACATGGGTCGTACTGGAGGTATAAGGTATGGTCCTAGGCCAATTGATTTGGATATATTgttccatggaaatttcaagGTCAATTCTGATATTCTTACCGTCCCCCATGAAAGAATTTGGGAAAGGCCATTTGTAATGGCCCCTTTAATTGATTTACTGGGATTAGCTACTGAGAGTGATACAGTAGCCTGTTGGCATTCTTTCTCTACACATTCTAATGGACTTTTTGGATCATGGGAGAAAATGGGTGGTGATTCCCTCATTGGAAAGGAAGGTCTGAAGAGGGTTTTGCCCATTGGAAATGGCTTATGGGACTGGACGGAGAAAACCTCAGTCATGGGTATCCTCAATCTGACCCCAGATAGTTTTAGTGATGGAGGAAAGTTTCAATCTGTGGAAGCTGCAGTTTCTCAGGTCCGCTTGATGGTTTCCGAGGGTGCTGATATGATTGATATCGGTGCACAATCTACAAGGCCAATGGCTTCCAGGATTTCTCCTGAAGAAGAAATGGACAGACTTATCCCTGTTTTAGAGGCCATTCTTGGGATGCCTGAAATAGAGGGAAAGCTTGTTTCTGTAGATACCTTCTATTCAAAAGTTGCATCAGAAGCAGTTAGCAAAGGGGCTCATATTATAAATGATGTATCCGCTGGGCAGTTAGATTCAGACATGTTTAGGGTTGTTGCAGGCCTTGAAGTTCCTTATATTGCAATGCACATGAGGGGTGATCCATCAACAATGCAGAATAGTGAGAACCTGCAATATGATAATGTCTGTAACCAGGTTGCCTCTGAGTTATACTCGAGGGTGAGAAATGCGGAATTATTGGGTATTCCAGCTTGGAGGATAATTACTGACCCTGGAATTGGATTCTCAAAGAATactgaacaaaatttggaaaTACTTGTGGG is a genomic window containing:
- the LOC107429058 gene encoding folate synthesis bifunctional protein, mitochondrial yields the protein MNIFKQLARSKHGLNGVTKYCKGLCSSSLNLSANASVEVHFQEQEVVIALGSNVGDRLHNFNKALQLMKKAGIKVTKHACLYESAPAYITDQPYFLNSAVRASTKLGPHELLGALKKIEQDMGRTGGIRYGPRPIDLDILFHGNFKVNSDILTVPHERIWERPFVMAPLIDLLGLATESDTVACWHSFSTHSNGLFGSWEKMGGDSLIGKEGLKRVLPIGNGLWDWTEKTSVMGILNLTPDSFSDGGKFQSVEAAVSQVRLMVSEGADMIDIGAQSTRPMASRISPEEEMDRLIPVLEAILGMPEIEGKLVSVDTFYSKVASEAVSKGAHIINDVSAGQLDSDMFRVVAGLEVPYIAMHMRGDPSTMQNSENLQYDNVCNQVASELYSRVRNAELLGIPAWRIITDPGIGFSKNTEQNLEILVGLPNIRAEIARKSLALSHAPLLIGPSRKKFLGEICGRPSAVERDPATVASITAAILGGANIVRVHNVRDNLDATKLCDAMLRQKRSSVLY